ATATGGTTCCTCATGACTTTTTAATATCTGATGTCAGTGCCCAAAGGCCAAGACCAGGAAGTCCACATTCAGAGACAGCTGAAGCACCGTCTGATGTTAACTTAAGACAGAGGTGACAAAGGAACAGATCTCACCTTAATTCATCAGTGATCTGTTCCCATCCTCATTAATCCACAAGATGTTGATTTGTAGCCAAACAATCAGTTGAATTTGACTAGAACTCGCGCTCAACTGTACAGTGTAATTTTATGGCCCAAGTAATATATCGGGAAAATTTTCCAAGCATGGTATACAATACAATTTTCAGAGCTAGTCGGGCGGCAAGTTTAGAGGTTAGTATTTCCATATGCTCGTGCTTCAATCTCTACAGTCTATTCTTCTTGATTGTTGATGAAGTTGGATCATTTCAGGAAATAGAAACAAACTTTTGTAAGGTTGCAGATGGGCGGAAGCATGTAAGATAGGTTTCCAGACATTAACAGGCCGGCAAGAACTTCAATGCATCGGTAAAACTTTTCATCTTCAGTTTCAAATCCATCTTAACAATTAAGGGGTTTGAGATATTTATCCGATGTGAGGAAGAAATAGTttgatttaaattgaaattttgtgaCCATGGCTTAAAATTTGCTTTTAAGTTAACTGTTTGTTGTTAATCAAGGATTATGGAAACCATAAGATTACTATAGAACTCCTTAACTGTTACTCTCCTACATgcttttaatcatttaaaatcaatttaatgtcttattttatacattaaaattgattttgaacgATTCAAACATGTTTAGATTGATTTTCAACATGACAAAAAGTGATTTTGACCCATTCAAAATAGGCTAAACATGTCAAAAGTAACAGATAACTATGAATTTGATAGATGAAAAATTGGGTTTTATTTGGTCAAATTTGGTTGGTTTGATTTAGTCTGATTTTAAGAACTGAGCCCACTTGCTTACATCTAAACTTCAACTATACtgtaatgaaaatttaaaagggATCTCTCAACTTTATGTCATTTAAACTCTTTTAGTATGGTATATAGTTTTCGGTGGAGATCTGACTCCAGTTGGTCAAAGTATTTCTGATTGGACTACGGTGGGTTTGGCTTTGGACCACCGTaagctttcattttttttaatatatatatataattgttaaactttttgtttaaatattttaaaatactttttcatcATTTCCCCCTAATTTATCTaacatttattataaattaatttcattttttttcattaagttATCCTTGCATTGACACCCTAAATAATGTGTAGGTATGGATATATATTTTGCAAAATcattaaaatggaagaaaaatgtTGACTTGATTTAGTTTCTAAAATGaactaaaagaaaatgtatctgaTTTTGAAAATGCCCAATTGTCATGTATACTAATATTTTAGCTTTGCATAACCTTGTTTGATGTATGAATTTGCCCTTTGGCTTTAACTCGGTACTTTCAGCTTTATTccattttaatttctataaacAAATGTTTAGATTTAATTCTTCtcttttcaataaatctttaaaatagTCTTTGTAGTctgttattgattttttttttaatttttatttaataacaaAAAGAACAAATTGGCAACAAATTAGCCTCTTTTAGGGCTccctttataaattttaaaaatatttttctttcatggatgaaaattataattattattttaacaaattttgacaaaaattatCTTTGAAAAATCAAGTTTAAGATTTATTCCAAGACTAGCGACTAAATTTGgacaataaaaaatataagactAACCTGGAATGGAATTTGAAATATAGGAACTAAAATGATATCTTCTTAGCCTATTTCTTTCCTTATATATTTACATAATAACTTTTAAATTCTTagatacttttttcttttcttttcttgctttttttattttttttttttattttttttttttaaattgatattatttaGGTTGACaaggataattttttttccctcaattGATAGTAGATAATTCTTTGTCAGGTCTATTTCTCTTTTATCATTAATCAATCATATTGTATTACTATTAGCTAGTTTATAAGCCTATAGGTAAATCAAGTCAACATCACAAAATTTAATCACAATTTAAAAGTAGGTAAGTGTTGCCAATCCCAACAACAAATCTAGATattctaattattttaaaccccaaaattttcccttttaatttttaaggaAACTAAACAGGTACTTGGCCCAAGACTTTAAGCATAAACCAAAAATGTAGGTGAAGTAAATAGAAGACTTAATTAActctaaaaaaaacttcaaaatctTATTAATCTTTAAGCAAATATTTGTCTTCATCTTTGCTTCAAGTCTCGACTTCAATCACATACAATCTCTATTAATTGTTTTAGACATTTCTTTAATGGCTCTATTAGgaactaaatttttataaacatttcATATTTATGGAGGAATCTCAAACATTTCtaatttgatcaattaaatCCATTCTCATTCATGCAGAAAAAGACTTACTTACCTATGCAATTGCAATTCTTATTTATATCTGGtgcaaatattaatttatactcctaaatTTTGGaggttgtattaatttaaactctaaattaaGAATTGTATTAATCTAAACATTAAACTTTAGAGATTGtaagagttgtatcaatttaaatttcaaactaGTAATTgtaatttaaacctcaaacttttataagtactacaatttaaactttgaactttcataattgtacCTCATTGAAACATAATAGAGGGTTTAAGTtgatataattatgaaaatccaaggtttaaattgaaacatttataaaaatttgaggtttaatttaatacaattattagtttaggatttaaattaatataactatcaAAGTTTAagacaattattagtttatgatttaaattgatacaacattCAAAGTTCAGAAAAAGTAGATTGATATTTGCAAATATATCTTTATTATGTTCGAAACTAAATCTAGCTAAAGATATGAATGAAAAAGCATTAAATGAAAACtagttttttcctttaaaaatttgaaaatatactGAAATTGTAATAGTAATCCATTTGAATGAAAAAGAATTagagtaattgttttaaatgataaaattgttggaaatatttttcaatatagcaaaatgttattgtctagatagtgacattttgttatatttataagtaAGATACtcatttcttatatttaaaaacatctttattaaaaagaaatcacaaattaaaaaatggaaataaaaattttacttctatatataaaaaaaacaatcttaGTTCTCCAAAGTCATGGAACCCACAAATcaagaattaataaattttttacaaaatatattttgtcaTTTTTGAGCCTGTCTAAGAAGTACTAACAaacttaaactttttaaattgaaGTGGAACCCACAAATCACAGATCAATAGGAAGAAGCAAGTTCTAATAGTTTTGCAAATACTTTTTCATCTACTCTCTAGAGATAAGTTTCCTAACAAATTTGAACTTctaatgaaaatatataaaattaatgaataccATAAGGTCATTATCTTTGTAAGATTTTGTTTGTAGTACCATTATTTTATAACATTAATTGTAGATAGTGGGAAGCAAGTCACTTGGTCTAAGCAAGACAAAAAACATTAATTAGAAAATGGTTTAAATCTAGAGAcaatatgaaattatttttcaaattttaaaaaacgcaTTTTTTTGGTGgagtgtttttaaatataaaaagtgaCTTTAcgttaatataatttttaaataaaaaatcacatttaattaTCGATCtttgattataataatttagtcatcaaattttgataggtaataatttagtatttatattttcaattttataacaattacatattttagtatgtaaaaatttaatccataaatttttaaatttgtaataatttaatttatactgtaattaaatttcttaaaattaaatgcTAATTTGTgttatttaatgatttagattctatagtttataaacatattggattcctaattagtttatttatatCTATATAAGAATTTTTAATTGCAAAAAAAGAAATCCATATATTTCATTAAATCTTGACAATAATTTTCACAATAAGAATTAACGAGTTACAAATTTtgggtttaaatactattttgatcaTCATACTCTTGGCTTTggtttattttggtctctatactttcatatgttcattttggtccatgcagtcttagtttattttggtctctgtacttttaaaatattcaatttcgttcttgtattgtatttttaaaatttgatcgagtcttcattttcattttttattttaatttcaaggGACCAAAACggtcatttttttaaagttcaagtacaAAAATAAGTCGaaagatcaaaatgaacattttgaaagtaatgggaccaaaatgaaccaaaattgtAAGCATAGtgaccaaaatgaatatttcgAAGTACTAAattcttacataaaataattcaaaaactaaattaaagtaGAAAACTAAGGttttgtttggtaaccatttgatttttgattttttgtttttaaaaattaagcctatttcatgtaatttttttttacaatgatttgcatatttcttaattaattcttagttaaattctaaaaataaaaacaacattttgaaaacctactcttttaaattttcaaaatgtagtatagttttttaaattatcgataaaaagtaaataataaaaaaaaatttaaaattaggagTAATGTAgatatacttaattttaaaaaacaaaatgaccTAAACAGGTCgtattttggtcatttaaatttgataaataaataaataaaattagatgcataattgtttaaagaaaataaaaaataaaaaagaagcgGAAAACACGTAAGAAAGAGAGAAGGTTGAGCAAAATAATTGTAAAGGAAGAAGTTGCCGAGTTTTGTTTTGCCTCAACGtttctcttttcccttttcctctgactatttctctctctctcaaagcCTTTTCGTACATTCCATGGCCAAATCCGCCGCCCAAATAACCTACCCACCGCCGTCGCCGTCACTCTCAAATCTCCGCCACAGAGCCTTTATTCCCTCCTCCCCCATGCCTCCGCCAAACGGCACCGTTTCCGGCGTTTCCCCTCCTCCACCGCCATCTCCAATTAACTTGAGGCTCCTCTCCTTCAAGTCCTCTTCTCAATCCTACACCTCTCTCAAGGACATCCTTCCCTCCGCCTCCGCCGCCGTCAACTCTCCCACCGCCGCTTCCCCTGCTAACTCCGGCTATGAAATCTCCATCCGCAACCGCCTCGTTAAGCAAGCCGCTTGGGCCTATCTCCAACCTATGTCCGCTTCTTCCTATTCCGCCGGCCCCAACTTCTTCCACCGTTTCTGGCTCCGTTTCTCTACTGCAAATCCGATCTACGGTTGTCTCGGATTCATTAGAGGCACTATCATTCCGGCTATAATCCGAGTCTTTCGGTTCTGCATTTGCTTGTGACGACGTCGTTTTCTCGAATTTTGGATTGGCGTATtgacgacgacgacgacgacgacgactTCAGCCGCTGTAATTGACCTAGATCGATTTGATTCCGCTGTATAAATTGCTTATTATTCTCAATTTCATACACAAGTTTGCAATCCAATCCCTAAGGAGAAATGATTTTCCAAGTACATTCATTCATAGAAACACATTCAATTTCAACATTCGAATAATTTCGCAACAAACAATTAAATTTCACTCCGAATTCGATcgatcttcattttttttgtaCAGCTTTCTCACAATTACAAACCTCTATGATTGTGGTTTAATTCGCCTTAAGCGAGCTCGAGCCCCTGGAGGATAAGGAGATGCAGGTTTATCTTCTTCATTAACAAAACTCTCTGTCTCGCAGAAGTCCGAGGATTGGCCGTCATCTACTTCCGCCGTCTCCGAATCGACGCGGCTGATTCCGACGATGAACTGCGGTGCGGCTCTCGGAGAATCGTTTGTCTGATCGGCGGATCGGGCGGAAAACGACGGCAATTTGTTCGGTGGCGGTGGTGACGTTATCGGCGGTTGCTGTTGCTGATCGTTTCTCTGTAATTAAAGTGAGAATAATTAGAGAAAATGTGAAGAATTAGTCATGGGAATGGCGCTATAATAAATTGCCATTAATGGCGATGATACTGAAATGAGTGAAGGCTTTCAATCACGATGAATCCTAATTGTGTTCAATTTGAACGCTtagaatttattaaaattttttaaaaaaaaggttaaatcgTAATTCGCAAATTAGGGCACAATATTTATCGACCGCAATAATAAAATCAACCATTAATTTTGTGCCACGTGGTTGATTCTCTATATTTTGGCgctattattattaattttagtacTATTTTGGCGCTATTCTAGTAAATATGTTATTAAAATTTTTCGTAAGCATAAATTTTTTCTAACACATGCCAAAATCTTCAACATAAATAACATCCTATAGCTTCTACATTAAAGATTCGatttctatttaaaattaattcaagtaaaataatataatatatgaattttatacaATTCagttatatgttattttctAACATATTTTTGAAGTtacattttttaatcaaaaagtGTAACTATAACTTAAGAACTTAAGAATGTTTTTTAAAGGTAAATTACAAATGGAGGAATCACTAATCTAAAAATAAGTTCAATTTGAGTTTAACTAGGCCTACTTCTAAAATAGCCAACATAACTTAGTATATATATCATCGACTAAGAGgttaaaaattttaatctcTCATCCAATATataactacaaaaaaaaaaaagaaaattattttaatgacaaaattgttgaaaatatttataaaatatagtaaaatttcagaATCTATTgataatagatattgatagacacacTAATATAGACAACATTATTACTAGATTATGATTTtcctatattttataaatattttgatatatttttctatttttgaaaataatctaaaaaaaaaaaagttattttaggGGAATTTTCAAATACTTCCATGTGTCAAACTCATTCGAAAAAGAAGCTATTGTTTTTTAGTAACAATCTTGTATTATTCTGTAGTAAATgatttagtgaatttaattcattaaaaaaaacatttaaaatactattttgagtttaaaaaaatcatttaccaTATATACTAATTAACAAGAATGTGACTAatgaatgatatatatatttttgaataaaagaaaatttaaaaattgaaacctCCTCATTGGGGTGGGTGATGTATAGAAAGTagagaattaaatccaaatatgGTATGTAATCCTAATCCAGCTAAGAATCAATTCTTCAATATTCTAAACAGAAAAGTTATTTCTAGACTAGGCATCACCACATTCACACAATCAACTTCTAGGGTTATAAATGGTAAATCACAGTCATTACCAACAAACATACCCTTCGCGTAATTGTCAATCCGAACATATTTTAGTagataaaaatatcaattatcattttaaaatttgattttttttttttagtaattgttaaactaaaaaaataagttgGATTTTCCCTTTTAGGTTTtcaataattcaaatttatattttcaattccatatcaattaaaaatgttaaatttcaAGTCTATTGTTTTATTTAGGTTGACTCGTAAATTTAGTACTTATGGTTTGGAAAAAGTTAGAGTTtaatttttatggatttgataAGAACCTTTATCAATAGTTTCTATATTATAGAGACTAACTAAATTATAACTTTTTCTATATCACGAGaaccaaatttacaatttaaccttTTATTTCTATGCATCCAGGGTCCTAGTCAGTTTAGTTTCATgcctatatttttaatctttttttttttttttttttaattctcattgTAATTACTCTAAAATTTATCATCATAATGATTCATGccatattttatatatgtaaaaCCAATATTAAAATATCAATCAACTTATGAATATATTTGTTAATATATCGTAAACTAAGGGTTCGACATTGATATTAAAGATCAATAGGTATCTCCAAcatcttttataaatataataaaacataaaacatcttatttatttagctCAATCTGAAGAGGAATACTAATAACATAGTTTGAGAATAAACAAACAACTAATTTAACCCATCATCCTTTTTGAAACATGGGAcatgttaatttaaataatttttataatttatctaGCTTACAAAAATATCTattaatattgatattttatcaatatCAATATATTAATCTTTATGTACAATTAATGAATGAATACCTTTATAAGTGTAAACCTAAACATGACTCAACTAGTTAACATATATAGTAACGAAAAAAATCAGAAATTCAAATCTGTCCACTCCACAACACATGTATATTCCAGATATCAGTTACGGTTTCAAAGGTTAATGATTCGATCCTTACTTTACGTAATATTGAAGTAAACAAAAGAGGGAAGGAATACCTGAAGTTGGAAGGGTGAGTTCTTAAACTTAGTAGATTGGAAATCAGCAGCACATTTGAGGACTTTAAGGAAGCCAGAATGTGCCATTTCTGAAAAGTTTGTCCAAAATAGATAACTCAAATCCCAAGCtctcactttcatttccaccatcattctttctatttctgcttcattcttcaccaaataTGGCTGCAACATTGTTCCATACACATGCCCACTTCcctacatttatttaatttccaaactcaattttacaattttcttttttaaacaaCAAACATCATTAGAGATTATAAAACAATGTCCTTAATTCGACAAGAAATTTTGACACGTACCCACATTCGATACCTCAAATCAAATTCCACCCAACTTTCAAATTCTATCTCTTTATTATAACATATTCGTCATACTTCTTGTTCTCAAATCGAATAAacttaattatccaaaataattaaaaacataacGTTGATCTTATTTTACTCGTGAATTTGACATGATTTGATAGAGATAAATATGtaattcttttaatatttttaaattattgttttcaaTCTTACCTAATTAAAGAGTAATCAAAGTTTTAAATTACTTAATTACCTTGGTTTTGGGATGCCATAAGTAGACAAGAAAAACCAGCTTCATTTCACCATACAAAGGGAGCCTTTCACaataatttataaagaaaaaagaaaaaaagatcatAATAAAAGCATTTAAGCCAttgaagaattaaaagaaattaaagaaatcaaACCCAATAACAACATACCAAGCTATTAAAACATCAGCAATCCTttcaaaaaatgtaaaaatagcCACAAGAATcctgcaaaaaagaaaaaaaaccctcAAAATTATGATCTTTAAATACAAGAAGTAAGAAAAATTAATGGAAAAACACCCTTaattaatactaattaattataaaaattaccaatatTTGCACCAAAAACGTAGTGATTCAACATCAAGACTTCGACTACTCTTCTCTAATGTTTTGTAACATTCAAATGCTGGATATGCATACCCAAAAACCAtccttaaacaaaattaaaattcacaaattaatcatatttttgtgcaaaataagaagaaatttaaaccattattaattaattaagatgaAAATTTTTGTGTACTTACAAGAGGCATCGTGTGATCAAATCTCCAAACATCTCTAACCCGAAATCCAAATCCCTTGAGAGAATTTTTTTCTCTCCCAAGAACTAGGAACACAAATAAAccaaatttaattattggatctttaacatttaaaaaggcagaaaaaaaagaaaaaaaaagtaatgggAAGCCACGAACGGCCTTGTTGTTTCTTAACAAGGGTTGACCTATAATTTAgtctaattttcatacaaaataatatatttatatatattttttagttttaattagttgggataattttaatttgaagaagAGACGATGAATTTTGGTGGGGAAAATTGTTGGGATGTGCTTAATAATAGGATTTGCCGTTTTGATGGTTCTAATTATGACCTTCAAGTCATCTCTGGGGTGTTTTCGTAATTCGACTTTTTAACGGTTAACCTAAATGCAACTTAACCTAAatttcaaggaaaaaaaaagtataatttaTGTATCTCTAGTAGTTTCTTTTATAGAGTATAGATCAATACCTATAATTTCGACTAAGAAGTCACATGTTTAAATGTTTTACTCTAAACTAGAACATGTAAGgataaataactatttattttaaatttggccCGTTGtatcaatttcaattcaaaattttcaatttcatcccttaaaaaccttaaaatttagcaaattgtatcaattttagcATTATACTTTCAATTTCACCAATTTAGCCTCAAACGTAAATAAAGATATTAGTTTTGATCTtaaacttttagttttattttaaccCTCAGTTAAGTTTACAATTTAATCATTATTGTGAAAACAAGATCTGAAtgaataattttctatatttctatTGATCAATTGTACGGGTATAAATACTTGGTACAACACTAAAATTAGCTAACAAGAATCCCCTAATAAAGCTAAACTATCTAACAAAAGAAGACTTGAGTTTGCAACctgaaaatcctaaaaagtagTTTACAATTTAACATCTCTCCTCAAGATCAAGGTGGGAGGGTAGAACTCAAAAATCAACTTGAGTTTGCTGAAGATATCGGCTAGTTGCTCAGTTGTAGGTATTGATTGAAGGCGCAGAGTAGAGTTTTGAAGATGATGGCAGGCGAAATGGCAGTTAGTCTCTATGTGCTTTGTCCATTCATATAAAACATCATTATGTGCTATCTGAATGACACTATGATTGTCACAGTGAAGAATAGTGGCAGAATTCTGAGGAGCCCCCATGTTAGCCAAGAGCCAGTACAACCACAAGACCTCTGAGGTTGCATCAGTAAGTGCACGATACTCCGATTCAGTGCTGGATCGAGAAACAACCATTTGTTTCTTACTCTGCCAAGATATAAGAGAATCAcccaaataaaaatagtaaCCTGTGGTAAACCATTTATCTGTAGGATCACCCGCCCAATCAACATCAGAATATCCAGACAGAACCAAAGAGGATTTAGAGGAGAATTGAAGTCCATGTCCTAGAGTACATTTAACATAATGCAAAATACGAAGGACAGCTGTGAAGTGGATAGTGCAGGGATTGGACATGAACTGACTGACAATATGAATCACATAGGCTATGACTGGACAAGTTACTGTTAAATATATAAGGATGCCAACCAGTTGTCTATACAATGTTGGATCCTGGAGGGGAACACCATTAAAAGAGGTTAGATGAACATTGGAATCCAACAGTGTCGGTGCTGTGGTAGAATCAGTGATACCTGAACGAGCTAACAGATTTGATGCATATTTCGCTTGAGATAGGTAGTATCCATCATAGCATGATGAAACTTGAAGACCATGGAAGTAAATGAGCGGTCtcagatctttcatctcaaaatgttctctaagatagcgtTGGAGATCCGAAATAGTCTGAGGATCATCACCAGTGATGatcatatcatccacatataacaGAAGGAGAATAAGTCCATGAGAAGTTTTCCGAGTAAACAGAGCAGTGTCATGCGCGTTGGAGGAAAATCCAAGCTGAGTAAATGTAGAGCTGAAGGTTGCAAACCAGGCACGGGGAGCTTGCTTGAGCCCATATAATGCACGTGAAGAAGATAGACCTTGTTTGGTGGAGAAGGTATGCCAGGTGGTGGCTGCATATACACTTTTTCAGACAGTGTGCCATTAAGGAAGAcattcttaacatccatttgaagAAGGGGCCACTGCTTGGCAGTTGCTACGGCTAATAAACTCCGAACAGATGTCATTTGTGCAACTGAAACAAAtgtttcctcataatcaataccataCTCTTATGAATATCCTTTGGCCACCAGACGAGCCTTATAGCGTTCGACAGATCCATCAGAGTGggtcttgattttataaatccacttataTCCAATAGGTTTCTTGCCATGTAGTAGATCAACATACTCTTAAGTGTGAGTTTTGTCTAATGCCTGAAGTTCTTCATCCATACTTTGCTGCCAAAGAGGGTTGATACAAGCCTCACGATAGGACTGCAGTTCAACTGAGGACATactaatggaaaaaaaatgatagtCCTGTAGATACTGTGGAGTTTCTCTTACTCGAGCAGACCAACGAACAGATGCAGGATCatgatcaacatcaagaacAGATGGTAGGTCCGGGAGTGTAGCAGACAGAGAAGACTAACTGAGCTCAGGGATGGGTGGGATAAAAGACATAATTTATGGTATAGATGGAGCGAAAAACTCTTGCTCTGGAATGGGTGGAGTGGGAGACTCAGATGAAGATTCATAGGCGGGAAATAAATCTGTGGTAAGACTAGTGAAGAATGATTGGGTACCAAGAAGGGAGGCATGGAAGAAAGAAATACTAGAAAATATACGATGTTCCCATAAGGTGACATGGCGAGAAATACGTAACCGATTGGATATGGGGTCCAAACACCGGAATCCCTTGTATTCAATTCCATAACCAAGAAAGTAACACAAACAAACTCGAGGTTCAAGTTTGGAATGTTCATAGGGATGAAGTAAAATAAAACAGGCACAacaaaaaactttgaaaagagAATAAGAGGGTGGAGCGCCATATAATCGCTCAAAAGGAGACACATTATGGAGAACAATAGAGGGAAGACGGTTGATAATATAGACATAGTTGAATGCAACTTCTCCCCAAAACTTTTTAGGACAAGATGTAGAGAGAAGTTGTGCACGGACAAAGTTGAGAATGTGGCGATGCTTTCTTTCAGCCTGACCATTTTGTTGAGAGGTATAAGGACATGAGCATTAGACAAGAGTGTCCTATTGAGTTAAGAAGAACAACAGGTGGGAGTCCTTATACTCCATGGAATTGTCAGTCCGAAGAACTTTGATGGTTCGAGAAAACTGAGTTTGAATCATTTTAGCAAATTCAATGTAAATTTGGGGTAAGGATGAAAAATtcttaagaaaatatatccaaGTAAAACGGGAGTAGTCATCaatgaataaaacaaaatattgatAACCATTTATTGTAGGGGTAGGAGCAGGGCCCCAAACGTCAAAATGAACAAAACCAAATGGTTTATCACAGAGAGATGTTGAAGTAGGAAATGACAAAGCAGGTTATTTCGCCAGTTTGCAATGTAAACAATCAAATGAACGAAACCTAGAGGCATTACTTAAGGTACCAAAAAAAGAGTAGGCCACAAAGTTTGTCAGATGACGTATGGCCAAGACGAAAGTGCCATTAAAACGTATCGGTATCTGTGGCAGTTGTAG
The nucleotide sequence above comes from Benincasa hispida cultivar B227 chromosome 3, ASM972705v1, whole genome shotgun sequence. Encoded proteins:
- the LOC120074291 gene encoding uncharacterized protein LOC120074291; translation: MAKSAAQITYPPPSPSLSNLRHRAFIPSSPMPPPNGTVSGVSPPPPPSPINLRLLSFKSSSQSYTSLKDILPSASAAVNSPTAASPANSGYEISIRNRLVKQAAWAYLQPMSASSYSAGPNFFHRFWLRFSTANPIYGCLGFIRGTIIPAIIRVFRFCICL
- the LOC120074290 gene encoding putative HVA22-like protein g translates to MFGDLITRCLLMVFGYAYPAFECYKTLEKSSRSLDVESLRFWCKYWILVAIFTFFERIADVLIAWLPLYGEMKLVFLVYLWHPKTKGSGHVYGTMLQPYLVKNEAEIERMMVEMKVRAWDLSYLFWTNFSEMAHSGFLKVLKCAADFQSTKFKNSPFQLQRNDQQQQPPITSPPPPNKLPSFSARSADQTNDSPRAAPQFIVGISRVDSETAEVDDGQSSDFCETESFVNEEDKPASPYPPGARARLRRIKPQS